The Pseudomonas sp. FP198 genomic interval CAGCGTGCCGCTGGACGTGGGCATCCGTTGCATCAACGGGTTGTTGACGGTCGGTCGCGGTCAGCGCCTGGGCCTGTTCGCCGGTACCGGTGTGGGCAAGAGTGTGTTGCTGGGCATGATGACCCGCTTTACCGAAGCCGACATCATCGTGGTGGGGCTGATCGGCGAGCGGGGCCGCGAGGTGAAAGAATTCATCGAGCACATTCTCGGCGAAGAAGGGCTCAAGCGTTCCGTGGTGGTGGCGTCGCCGGCGGACGATGCGCCGTTGATGCGCCTGCGGGCCGCGATGTATTGCACGCGTATCGCCGAGTATTTTCGCGACAAGGGCAAGAACGTCCTGTTGCTGATGGATTCGCTGACCCGTTTTGCCCAGGCCCAGCGGGAAATCGCCCTGGCCATCGGCGAGCCGCCGGCCACCAAGGGTTATCCGCCTTCGGTGTTTGCCAAATTGCCGAAACTGGTGGAGCGTGCCGGTAACGCGGAGAAGGGCGGCGGTTCCATCACCGCTTTTTATACCGTGCTGTCCGAGGGCGACGATCAGCAAGACCCGATCGCCGACTCGGCCCGAGGCGTACTCGACGGCCATATCGTGCTGTCCCGGCGCCTGGCCGAAGAAGGGCATTATCCTGCCATCGATATCGAAGCGTCGATCAGCCGGGTCATGCCGTCGGTCATCAGCGCCGAGCACATGAAGCGCGCCCAGCAATTCAAGCAATACTGGTCACGTTACCAGCAGAGTCGCGACCTGATCAGCGTGGGCGCCTACGTGCCCGGCGGTGATCGTGAAACCGACATGGCCATCAGTCTTTATCCGGCCATGGCGGTCTACCTGCGCCAAGGCTTGAACGACAACATCGGCATGGGCGCCAGCGAAGCGCACCTGCAAACCATCTTCGCCCCCGTCGCGGGCGGATAACCGCTCATGGCCACGAGTCGTGCGGCGCGCCTGGCGCCGGTGGTGGAAATGGCGGAAAAAGCCGAAAAGACCGCCGTTCAGCGGCTGGCTTATTTCCAGGGGCAAGTGGCCGTGGCCGAGAGCAAGCTGGCCGACCTGGAGAATTTTCGCCTCGAATACCAGGAGCAGTGGATTGCCCGTGGCAGTCATGGCGTTTCCGGGCAGTGGCTGTTGGGCTACCAAGGGTTCCTCGCACAGCTGGGCACCGCGATCGACCAGCAGCGCCAAAGCCTCGTCTGGCACCAGAACAACCTGGAAAAGGCCCGCCAGAGCTGGCAGGAAGCCTTCGCCCGGGTCGAAGGGCTGCGCAAACTTGTACAGCGTTATATCGATGAGGCTCGGCAGCTGGAAGACAAGCGCGAGCAGAAGTTGCTTGATGAACTGTCCCAGCGTCTGCCGCGCCATGATCCGTATTGATCATGAAAGCGGAATTCTGTCGGTTGGAGGGTTTGATTCCTTGCTCAGACCTTTACCTGATGCTACACCTTGTACACATATGTCCACGACAAGGAAGTGAATATGTCTGTCGTAACTGAATTATCCCAAGATAAGAAGAAGCTGACGATCCTGGTCAAAGGTCGATTCGATTTTGGCCGGCACCAGGAATTTCGCGAGTCTTATGAGCGGCTCGACAACAAGCCTGAGTCCATCGTGGTGGATTTGAAAGAAGCCACCTACCTCGACAGCTCTGCGTTGGGCATGCTCCTGCTGTTGCGCGATCATGCCGGTGGCGACGAGTCGGATATCCGCGTGGTCAACAGCAGCAGCGACGTCAAGAAAATCCTCGCGATTTCCAATTTCGACAAGTTGTTCGATATCAGTTGATCACCATGCAATCGTCGCCGGAGCCGCTGACGATCCTGATTGCCGAAGACAGTGCCGCTGACCGGCTGCTGTTGTCGACCATCGTCCGCCGTCAAGGCCATCAGGTGCTCACCGCAGCGGATGGCGCCGAGGCGGTCGAAGTCTACCGGGAGCAGCGTCCGCACCTGGTGCTGATGGACGCGATGATGCCCGTCATGGATGGCTTCGAAGCCGCGCAGCAGATCAAGCAACTGGCTGGGGACCAACTGGTTCCGATCATTTTCCTCACCTCGTTGACCGAAAGCGAAGGGTTGGCCCGTTGCCTGGAGGCTGGTGGCGATGATTTCCTCGCCAAGCCCTATAACCAGGTGATCCTGGCCGCCAAGATCAAGGCCATGGACCGCTTGCGTCGGTTGCAGGCCACGGTGGTCGAGCAACGTGACCAGATCGCCCGGCACCACGACTACCTGCTTAACGAGCAGCGGGTGGCCAAGGCGGTGTTCGACAAGATCGCCCACTCCGGTTGCCTGAGCGCGCCGAATATTCGTTACCTGCAATCGCCCTATGCCTTGTTCAATGGCGATCTGCTGCTGGCCGCCTTCAACCCGGCTGGTGACATGCACATCCTGCTTGGGGATTTTACCGGCCACGGCTTGCCGGCGGCGGTCGGGGCAATGCCGCTGGCTGAAGTGTTCTACGGGATGACCGCGAAAGGCTACGGCCTGGCGCAAATCCTGCGAGAGATGAATGCCAAGCTCAAGCGCATCCTGCCAGTGGACATGTTCTGTTGCGCAACGCTGCTGTGCCTGAGCTTCCAGCGCTGCACCGTCGAAGTCTGGAACGGCGGCATGCCCGATGGTTACCTGCATGACAGCCTCAGTGGCGTGCGTACGCCATTGCCGGCGCGGCACTTGCCGTTGGGCGTGCTCACGCCGCAACTGTTTGATGATCGCACTGAAGTGCATCCGATGTCGGTGGGTGACCGGGTATTCCTGTTGTCTGACGGCGTCATCGAAGCCAGCGACCGCGATGATCAGCCGTTTGGCGTGGAAAGGTTGCAGCAGGTGTTTGCGGCCAACCGCGAGCCCGATCGACTGTTCGAAGATATCCAGCAGGCCCTCGGTGATTTTCGCGGCGAGGCCCGCGACGACTTCAGCATGGTCGAGGTGCGGCTGGTCGCGCCGACGCAAC includes:
- the fliI gene encoding flagellar protein export ATPase FliI: MRLDRTSFGKRLGSYAEATELAGQPILEGRLLRMVGLTLEAEGLRAAMGSRCLVINDDSYHPVQVEAEVMGLSGSKVFLMPVGSVAGIAPGARVVPLADTGRLPMGMSMLGRVLDGAGRALDGKGGMKAEDWVPMDGPTINPLKRDPISVPLDVGIRCINGLLTVGRGQRLGLFAGTGVGKSVLLGMMTRFTEADIIVVGLIGERGREVKEFIEHILGEEGLKRSVVVASPADDAPLMRLRAAMYCTRIAEYFRDKGKNVLLLMDSLTRFAQAQREIALAIGEPPATKGYPPSVFAKLPKLVERAGNAEKGGGSITAFYTVLSEGDDQQDPIADSARGVLDGHIVLSRRLAEEGHYPAIDIEASISRVMPSVISAEHMKRAQQFKQYWSRYQQSRDLISVGAYVPGGDRETDMAISLYPAMAVYLRQGLNDNIGMGASEAHLQTIFAPVAGG
- the fliJ gene encoding flagellar export protein FliJ, which gives rise to MATSRAARLAPVVEMAEKAEKTAVQRLAYFQGQVAVAESKLADLENFRLEYQEQWIARGSHGVSGQWLLGYQGFLAQLGTAIDQQRQSLVWHQNNLEKARQSWQEAFARVEGLRKLVQRYIDEARQLEDKREQKLLDELSQRLPRHDPY
- a CDS encoding STAS domain-containing protein, which translates into the protein MSVVTELSQDKKKLTILVKGRFDFGRHQEFRESYERLDNKPESIVVDLKEATYLDSSALGMLLLLRDHAGGDESDIRVVNSSSDVKKILAISNFDKLFDIS
- a CDS encoding fused response regulator/phosphatase, translating into MQSSPEPLTILIAEDSAADRLLLSTIVRRQGHQVLTAADGAEAVEVYREQRPHLVLMDAMMPVMDGFEAAQQIKQLAGDQLVPIIFLTSLTESEGLARCLEAGGDDFLAKPYNQVILAAKIKAMDRLRRLQATVVEQRDQIARHHDYLLNEQRVAKAVFDKIAHSGCLSAPNIRYLQSPYALFNGDLLLAAFNPAGDMHILLGDFTGHGLPAAVGAMPLAEVFYGMTAKGYGLAQILREMNAKLKRILPVDMFCCATLLCLSFQRCTVEVWNGGMPDGYLHDSLSGVRTPLPARHLPLGVLTPQLFDDRTEVHPMSVGDRVFLLSDGVIEASDRDDQPFGVERLQQVFAANREPDRLFEDIQQALGDFRGEARDDFSMVEVRLVAPTQLSPPPPVYSDSGQSSPLDWSVSFEFRAQTLKRFNPMPYLLQLLLEVHGLRGQSGALYSVLTELYSNALEHGVLGLDSSLKRDAAGFARYYTERGSRLDELDSGHIRVHLHVTPQGEGGRLVIEVEDSGQGFDVSRVLARPVDRDRLSGRGVSLVRQLCHEASWSDDGRSARVEFFWEALA